A single Rana temporaria unplaced genomic scaffold, aRanTem1.1, whole genome shotgun sequence DNA region contains:
- the DYNLT4 gene encoding dynein light chain Tctex-type 4, with amino-acid sequence MMEDPPDSLPQAVLAQLSQVAEETSSRSAALVTRRSSHCVEMMPRTLVRLRSIEERRAAFSRRSSVVSNVPFSRKNSLCATGPNRRLSIGPWAHFGRVSFSGLPLYPPIQEIRYENTYRTGPDRGFNLSWARRVLEAVLRNHLTDMDYSAASGGQRAQNLSDLIRSRMKEQCPPRYKVLCHVIMGQMGNQGLRVASRSLWDPQTDNFASATYSNATLFAVAMVHASYYE; translated from the coding sequence ATGATGGAAGACCCCCCTGATTCCCTCCCGCAGGCCGTGCTGGCCCAGCTGTCCCAGGTGGCGGAAGAGACATCCTCGCGGTCCGCCGCCCTCGTGACTCGCCGGAGTTCGCACTGCGTGGAAATGATGCCGCGCACGCTCGTGCGTCTGAGAAGCATAGAGGAGCGGCGCGCCGCGTTCTCCCGCCGCAGCTCTGTGGTCAGCAACGTTCCGTTTTCCCGCAAGAACTCTCTGTGCGCCACGGGGCCCAACCGGCGCCTTTCTATAGGGCCCTGGGCGCACTTCGGACGCGTCAGCTTCTCCGGACTTCCCCTCTACCCTCCCATCCAGGAGATCCGCTACGAGAACACCTACAGGACCGGGCCGGACCGCGGCTTCAACCTGAGCTGGGCGCGGCGGGTTCTGGAGGCGGTGCTGAGGAACCACCTGACTGACATGGATTACAGCGCCGCCAGCGGCGGGCAGCGGGCGCAGAACCTCTCCGATCTGATCCGCAGCCGCATGAAGGAGCAATGCCCGCCCCGCTACAAGGTGCTGTGTCACGTCATCATGGGCCAGATGGGCAACCAAGGCCTGAGGGTGGCAAGCCGCTCCCTCTGGGACCCCCAAACCGATAACTTCGCCTCCGCCACCTATTCCAACGCCACCTTATTCGCCGTCGCCATGGTGCACGCCTCTTATTATGAGTGA